The nucleotide window GGGTGCTTCCTCTTTGCAGGCAAAAAAGTAGCTTTGGTGGGTGGTGCGATAGCTGCCGATCAAGCTTTAACCATAGCCCAGGCAGGAGCTGCTCACGTGGAAATGATTACATTGGAAACCTTTGCAGAGATGCCGCTAACAGAGCGAGAAAAAGAGATACTAGTAGAAAACGGTGTACTTTTTAGTCATCGGAGTCGCATTGCCGAGATTGTGAATGAAGGCGAACGTACAGTGGGGATTAAGCTACGCAGAGTGGTTTTACCACAAGGCGAAAGCTTCCACCCCTCTCGCATCAAAGATGAAGATGGTTCTACCGATCAATTCCGCAACTTCGACTTGGTAATTATCGCCGTAGGCAACCGTCCAGCATTCAAGATTGAAGGCGAAGGCATCTACAGTACAGGCGATATGGTGAATGGACCCAGCACAGTGGTGGAAGCAGTTGCTTCCGGCAAAAACACAGCTTTCAAGCTTGATGCCGATTTGCGTAAGATCAACACTTATCGCAAACCAGAAAAGACAACCAAGAGTACAAACAGAGTACCGGGTTGGAATAGACTGCCAGTATCTTTACACACAGACTTCTTCGGGCGTAAGCTGCGCTCGCCCTTCATCCTCTCTGCTGCGCCACCATCAGACGGTTACGAGCAGATGAAAACCGCTTATGAAGCAGGGTGGGCAGGGGGAATTATGAAGACCAGTTTCGACAATCTGGATATTCATATCCCCAGTGAATATATGTTTGTTTGGGGCGATAAGGGCAAAACCTTCGCCAATTGTGACAATGTGTCTGAACACCCTATCGACAGAGTTTGTGCAGAAGTAGCCCGCCTCATCAAAGAATACCCTGATCGCCTTACTATGGCATCCACCGGTGGTCCCGTCACGGGAGATGACACCAGTGACAAAGTGGGCTGGCAATCAAACACCAAAAAGCTGGAAGCAGCAGGTGCCATGGGTATCGAATATTCTCTTTCTTGCCCTCAGGGTGGAGATGGCACAAATGGCGACATCGTAGCACAAGATCCTGCCCTTACAGCCAAAATTATCGATTGGGTGATGCAGATTTCCGATCCTGAGATTCCTAAATTGTTCAAACTAACCGGAGCCGTAACTGCCATTTATCCAATTATCAGTGCCGTAAAAGAGGTTTTTGATCGCTATCCGAATAAAAAAGCAGGCGTGACTCTTGCCAATACATTCCCTACTTTGGGCTTTCGGCAAGCAGAGGGCAAATGGGATAAAGGCATCATTGTAGGCATGAGTGGTGAAGGCGTATTACCCATCAGCTATCTCAGCCTCGCTCGTGCCGGTAGTATGGGAGTATTCATTTCTGGAAATGGCGGTGCTATGAACCATCATGATGCAGCTAATTTCCTCGCCTTAGGAGCGGGAAACGTACAGTTTTGCACTCTGCCAGAACGTTATGGTTACGGCATAATTGATGAATTGGAGAGCGGATTGAGTCACTTGCTGCAAGAGCGCGGCATAAATAGCGTGAGCGAACTTATTGGAATTGCCCAGCCTCATCCGGTTACGGACTTTATGGATTTGAAGCCCAAACATAAACGCAGTTCCCTTATCAAAGATCTATGCGTAAAGTGTGGTAATTGTACCCGCTGTCCATATTTGGCAATAGAACTGGATAGTGAAGGATACCCAAGCATAGATGAGGATAAGTGCATGGGTTGTAGCCTGTGTGTTCAATTATGCTGGACAAACGCACTGGAAATGGTAGAAAGAAAATAAGGCAAAAAATATCGATAACTGAAAACCCCGCCCTTGCAGACGGGGTTTTTTAATACAGTTGTTCTAGAAGCTAACGGAGTTGTTCCGAATACTGTAGAGACGGTTTATCTCTATTGCTGAACAGCTATTTGAGGGTACAATCGCAGTATTCAGAGAAGCCGTATCGATCCCGCCAAAGCTCTGTGGTTTATGATGCTGGAGCTCTGCAATTAGTTCTTCTGCGAGGTTGTTCCAATATGGAATATCCGCCGTTGCAGGAGAAATGAGTCCCACGCTGTAAAACAGACGGGAGAGCTCGCCAAACAGGGTGGATTTTAGCGGATTATGAAAGCGGGAAAGCTTTCCATTATCCCCAATAGCATGAGCTTCCAATTCTAGATAGTTGGGTCCAGGAAGGATTAGTGGACAGTCACAATCCTCAGGGATATTTGTAGATACACAAACTCTAAATCTTGCTTTCGCAGAGGGTGCAACACCGAAACCGATGGCAAAATCACACTCTTCTTCATTAACCACTTCCGGATTTAGCGCCACAAAAGCGCTGTGATTCATATAATCCGTAGTATGCATTACATTTTCTGTTCCGGCAAGATTCCATAAGGCTCCGGCAAGCTTCTCAGAAATTCGGTTCTGATTGTAGATATACAGACGGCCATCTTTGGCTTGCATATTGCTAAGATCGGGATAGCTTTCATCGGCAAAGCGTGTGTAGGCTTCGTCTTCGGGCATCGCTACCAAGATCAGCTTTTTGCCTTTCATCTGCTCAAGACGAATTATGCTAAGCAAAGTGCGGTTAAGCACTCCCACTATCACATATTCATTAAATTCTGTAAGGCGCAGGAAGGGGTTTTCCTTTGGACTGATATCCAGATACTGGTCACTAAAAGCCCTATAACCGGAAGCAGCACTTAGCTCACAATTTAGTGACTTTGCGATTCTATCAGCTACCAGCATTTCTTCAAGGCTGATGTGCGGGCTGATCTCGACACTTTTACTTTGGGCTGATTTCAGTGCAGTACTAAACACATTCAACGCCTCGCTCCAGCTAATTTGCAGATATTCACCATTCTTAAGCATCAGAGGCTTTTGCTGCTTGTGGTTATAGCTTTGCCATCCAAAGCGTCCCATAAAGCAAAGGTTTTTCCCATTGAAACCGGGCTTATCTTGAGGAGTGGTAATTTGTACCACTTCACTGGCTTGTACCCCCACTGAGATGTCGCAGCCAATGCCACATAAACCACAGTTTTGGCGGACACTGTCCTTTTGTGCGGGATTTAGCTTGTAACTCAGATTGCGTTCTACCAAGGCTCCTACCGGGCATACATCAATGCATTTGCCACAGCTCATGCAGCTCGTTTGAGTGAGAGATTCTCCAAACTCCGGTGCCATCACAGTAGCGAAACCCCTGTAAATAAAGCCCAATACGTTTGCTCCCTGAACCTCAGCACAAGTGCGGATGCAGCGTGCACAATTGATGCATTTATTGGCGTCGCGAACGATGAAAGGATGGCTGTAATCTATGGGATGGCGGGAGATATTGCCAACAAAGCGATCTACCTCAACCTCGTATTCCGAGCAGTAATTCCTCAGAGCGCAATTTGTGTTCACCTGACAACCACATTCTAGGCACCGTGATGCTTCGGCTCGAGCTTGTGCTTCGCTAAATCCTTTTTCTACCTCGGTGAAAGTGTTTCTCGCTTCTACTATAGATATCTCCGGCATAATTTCGCGTGGAATTTGCTTAAATACTTCGTATTCTTTGGCTGAGACTTCGCTTATTTTCTTTGCTTTCTTGGAATTGAATTCAAACTTGGCTTTGGGCAGTGTACCTTTTATCAGATATTCAGCGATAGCTTCGGCAGCTTTACGACCATCTGCGATAGCTTCGATTGCAGTAGCAGCGCCGCGCTGAAAATCGCCTCCGGCAAAGATATTGGCAATTCCGCTATACATGGTGTGTTCATCCACAATAGCGGTCTGCCAGCGCGAAATGGGAAGTTGTTTTCCTTGCACTTCGTTGTGCGGCATGGTAAAAGCGCTTACATCCGGTACTTGTGAGATGGCGGCAATAATGCTATCAAAGCTTTTCATAAAGAACTCTCCGGTTGGTTCCGGTCTTCTTCTGCCGCTTGTATCGGGCTCACCCAAGCGCATTCTTTCGATTTTTACTTCTTTAAGAGTGCCATTTTCGCCCAGATACTCCACCGGATTGCATAAGAAATAGAATTGTACGCCTTCGTGTTCGGCAGCTTCGATCTCGAAAGGCTCGGCGGGCATTTCATCCTTTGTGCGGCGGTAGATTACAGTAACATCGCATCCCAGTCGAATTGCAGTTCTAGCACAATCTATAGCTGTATTGCCACCGCCCACGACCGCGAGCTTTTTGCCTGTTTTGTAAGCTTTGCCTTTGGCATGGGCTTTCAGAAAATCCACGCCTAGATAGCACCCTTCTAGATTGCTGCCCGGTACAGGCATAGGTACGGCGTTTTGAGCGCCTAAAGCCAGATAAACTGCATCGTAGTCACGGCTAAGGCTTTGCAAATCAAGGTCTTTACCTAGAGTCCTACCATAATGAATCTTCATTCCTCCACTGGACATCAGGGCAATTTCTTCATCCAATACTTTCTTAGGCAGGCGATATTCCGGTATTCCATAGCGCAACCAGCCTCCGCAAGTTTCTTCTGCTTCGAAGAGATCCACATTGAAGCCTTCATAGCTAAGATAGTAACCGCAGGTGAGTCCACTGGGACCTCCGCCGATTATTGCCACGAGTTTCCCATTATCGGGTTTACGTTCTGGAGTATATTGCCAAAAGTCTTTTAAGTCTTCATCAGCAGCGAAGCGTTTTAGTTGACGGATGGCAATTGGTTCATCCACTATACTGCGACGACATTCAGTTTCGCAAAATGCTGGGCACACTCTGCCAATTGAGAGGGGCATAGGTAGCGTATCTTTTATTATTTTTACTGCTTCATGGTATTTGCCATTAGCGATAAGCGAAACGTAGGTTTGGATGTCCACATGGTTTGGACAGGCCATTTTACAGGGTGCCTCACAATCCGCATAGTGGTTGCTAATCAAGAGTTCCAATGCCATCTTGCGCGCAGCATGGATCTCTTTGCTATTGGTAGTAATCTGCATGCCGGGAGTAATTTTAGTTCCGCATGAAGTTACAAATCCCTTTCTACCTTCCACTTTTACGGCGCAAACCCAACATGAGCCGTAGGGTTTTAGTTCCTCATCATGACACAGGGTAGGGATGTGGATGCCTTCGCTTTTGGCGAGTTCCAAAATTGTTATTCCTTCAGGGGCTTCAATTGATTTTCCGTTCAATATTACTTGCATCTGTCTCATCCTTTCCTGATCGCATTAAATTTGCAGGCATTAAAACAAGCTCCGCAGTGGATACATTTGCTTTGATCGATAACATGTACTTGTTTTACTTTTCCAGAAATACAAGATACCGGGCATTTACGGGCGCAAGCGGTGCAACCTATACATTTATCGGGGATTATCTCGTAGCGCAGAAGTTCGGTACAAACTCCAGCAGGACAGCGTTTCTCTTCGATGTGTGCCAAGTATTCATCTTTAAAGTAGCGCAAAGTTGTCAGCACAGGATTTGGGGCGGTTTGTCCCAAACCACAGAGTGAACCCTTAATGATATTTGAAGAGAGTTCTTCCAAGCGCTGGATATCTTCAGGTTCGCCTTTGCCTTTGGTAATGCGGGTTAAAATCTCCAGCATGCGTTTGGTTCCGATGCGGCAGAAGGTGCATTTACCACAGGATTCATTTTGCGTAAAGTTCAAAAAGAAGCGTGCCACATCTACCATGCAAGTACCTTCATCCATAACCACCATACCGCCGGAGCCCATGATGGCACCAGTAGCGTTGATGGAGTCGTAATCCACAGTAGTGTCCAGCAGCGAAGCAGGTATGCAACCACCCGAAGGACCTCCCATCTGCACGGCTTTAAAAGGCTTCTCTGTTTTCATGCCCCCACCTACTTTGTAAATGATATCGTGCAGTGTGATCCCCATTGGTACTTCTATCAGGCCGCTTCCGGCAATCTTTCCGGCAAGGGCAAACACTTTAGTACCAGGAGTTTTTTGGGTACCAATCTTACGAAATTCTTCCGCTCCATGATTGATTATCCAAGTAATATTCGCCCAAGTTTCCACATTATTGATATTGGTAGGGCAGCCCCACAAGCCACTTTCTGCGGGGAAAGGAGGGCGAATAGTAGGCATACCGCGCTTACCTTCGATAGATTGCATCAAGGCGGTTTCTTCTCCACAAACAAATGCTCCAGCGCCTTCTTTAATATGCAAATCAAAGCTAAATCCGGTATCCATGATATTTCTACCCAAATAGCCTTTTTGTTCGGCGGCTTCAATGGCAATTTTTAGATGACGAATTGCCATGGGATACTCAGCGCGGCAATAGATATAACCTTCATCTGCTCCCATGGCAAAAGCACCTATAATCATGCCTTCGATCACATTATGCGGATCTCCTTCCAAAATGCTGCGATCCATAAATGCTCCTGGATCACCTTCATCAGCATTGCAAACCACGTATTTTTTGGCACCTTTAGCTTTGGCGGCAAAGCTCCATTTCAATCCGGTAGAAAATCCTGCACCACCTCGGCCGCGCAGCCCTGAATCTTTTACCAAATCAATTATCTGCAATGGTTGCATTTCTAATGCTTTTGTTAGGGCAGTATAGCCTCCGTGTTCGATATAATCGTCGATGGATGTGGGATCGATAACTCCACAATTGCGCAATACAATGCGCGTTTGCCCTTCCAGCAAGCCGTTTCGCGTCCCATCATGGTTGTCGGCAAGGATTATATTGGTTTGAGGCAATTCACCCTTTTGGTATGCCTCTAAGAATTCTATCACCTTGCTTGCATCAACCTTGCCCAAGCTAAGTGTGCCCTGCTTTCCTCCGCTTAGTTCCACGATGGGCTCTTCAAAACACATCCCAATGCAGGCTGTGCGTTTTAGTTCAAAATGTTTTCCAGCAGCTTTATATTGTTGCAATACATTATAAACTTCCATCGCACCCGCAGCTATGCCGCAGCTTGCCATGCCCACTTTTACGGTAATATTGCTCATTTTTCCTCCTCAAAAGCATATCGTTCGAGGATGGGAGGGATTGCCTCAGGGCTTAGTTTGCCATATGTAGTATCGTCTATCATTATCACTGGCGCCAGCGAGCAGCAACCCAAGCAGGCTACTTCCATTAAAGTGAAGTTCATATCTTTGGTTGTACTTTCGTCATCTTCAAGTTTTAGAGCTTGGACTAAAGCTTCTTTGATGCCATCTGCATCGGAAACGTGACACGCCGTGCCCTTGCATACGCGAATAATGTGTTTACCTTGCGGTTCTAGCTTAAACATCGAATAGAATGTAGCGACGCCATATATATCAGCAGCGGGGATGCCGGTTTCTTTGGCAATATATCGCATTGTGTCTTTGTTCAGATGTCCCAGCAAAGCTTGGATTTCCTGAAGAAGCGGAATTAGAATACCCGGTTTTCCCCGATACTTCCCGATGATTGAGTCTAACTGAGAAAAATCTTTATCCATCGCACTTCCTTTGATATTAGCTTTTGGTATAATATACACCCAGTCTTCGGATGATAAATATTACCAATGATGGCAATAAATCTTGAGCTATCCAATCTTGTCAAATAAAAAACGAGATATCCTGAGCTTAGTCTGCAGGTTTTGCTTTTTGCTGGATTTCATGTTGATAGAGTGGGTTATCTTGATTGCTATAGCTTAGAGGTTCTAGGGAGTTGAGAAGAATAGCACCTTGTACAGGGAATTCCGATTATCCGGAAGTATGCATATTGCAATATGAGGCAAATCCAAAATTGTGTTTCTAAAATTATACCGCATTATAAGCTTCATGCTTCAAGCAAGTATGCAGGAAGGTTAAAGCTAATATTATGCATAATTTGCGGGATAATCTCCGCTTAAAGCATAGTTATGTTATGCTTGAGGTACAGACTTGGTAATCATTATGAAGTATCCAATCTCAAAAGATAGAAAAGTGATATCTTAATAGCGTCACATTACCCTCTAACAGATTGTCGTTCTGGAGCTTGAAGATTGGATTAAGGGCTATTTTGTGGTGTTAGCACAAGTCTTATCTTTTTTATATCTATTGGTCGCAACCAGCCTATTTTTCTCATTTGAATATCTTGCCAAGCCAATCTGTAGATAGAAGTGACTATAAATAGCAACAATGCTGCAAAAAGGCAGCTTTTTTTATTGACACAATGTGTACGATACTTGTTATGGATTATATAGGTGGAAAAGTATAGACAATGGAAATCATCAAAACCAACTCTCTGATTAAAGATTACGATCTTGGCAAGGTTAAGGTACGTGCTTTGAATGGTATAGATATCAATATCAAAGCGGGTGAATTTGTGGCGATAATGGGTCCCTCAGGTTCTGGTAAAAGCACTTTGATGCATATAATCGGATGCTTAGACCGTCCCAGCGGGGGGGAATATTATCTGGATTCGGATTTGGTAAGCCAGTTGCCAAAATCTGCTCTGGCGGGAATTCGTAACCGCAAGATAGGATTTGTGTTTCAATCTTTCAATTTGTTACCACATCTAAGCATCGTAAAAAACGTTGAACTACCGTTGATGTATAGCGGGATGTCGGGACGCTTACGCCGGGAGAAAGCTAAGAGCATACTTGCCGGAGTTGGTCTCTCAGACCGCTTTAAGCACAAACCGAATGAGCTTTCAGGGGGGCAGAGGCAGCGAGTAGCCATAGCTCGTGCCATTGTGAACGATCCCTCAATACTTTTAGCAGATGAGCCCACGGGCAATTTGGATTCTCAATCTGGAGGGGATATTTTAGAGATTTTCAGCAAATTGCACGAAGCAGGGAATACGGTGATTATTGTAACTCACGATCCTGCAGTGGCAAGCAGGACAGATCGAATTATCAAGATAAAAGATGGAAAGGTGGATTATGGCGATCTCGCTTAGCGAATCTTTCCACATAGGGATATCCGATATCATGATGCGTAAAGTGCGCAGCCTTGTAACTATTTTGGGAATTGTTCTGGGCGTAATGTGCATCATGGTGGTTTTGGCGATCATCAGTGGAATGAACGAAACTACGCTAAGCTGGATGGAAGAACGCGGGGGAGTTGGAAAAATCGAGATATTTCGCAATTGGGATTATGATTTTAGCAAGGGTGGATATGCATCTTTGAGTATAACGGAGTTTAACCGACTGCGGGATTTGGTGCCCGAAGCAAAAGCGATTAATTCTACCGTACAGATGTGGGATTCTCGATTAAAACATGGAGGACTAACTTATACCGGTGTATGTATGGGCATTTTACCGGATTTCACGATAGCAGAAAACTGGAATGTGGATAGCGGCAGATTCATCAATCAAATAGATGTACGCGAAAACAGTAACGTAGTAGTATTGGGTTCTTCTGTGGCACGGGATCTCTTTAAGGGGGCAGATCCAATTGGGGAAAGTATAAGCATAGCTAATAACACGATGCAAGTGATTGGAGTAATGCAGGAAAAAAAGTGGGAAGGTGAAGGGGGAGGCATGTGGTCGGGCAATGCTTTGGAATATCTAAATCAGCAGAGCTTTATTCCTATTTCTACTTCAATAAGTAAATTCGGTTCGGAAAACATGATATCCAGCATCCAAGTACTGGCTCATACTCCAGAACAAGCTTTGCAATTACAGAAAAAACTCAAGTTGATTCTGCTTAATATAAAGCGTGGTAAGGAAGTTTTTAGGGTGCGCTCTGCTCAGGAAGAATTATTGCAGATGCAACAGAACTCTCGGATATTTAGCATGGTGTTTACGATGATTGCTTCAATTTCACTATTGGTAGGGGGCATTGTGATAATGAACATTATGCTGGCATCCATAAAAGAACGAACCCGAGAGATTGGCGTACGCATAGCCGTAGGAGCGCGCAGATTGGACATCTTTCTCCAGTTTTTGGTGCAAACCGTATTAATTACGGCGTTTGGCGGAGTATTGGGAGTTGTATTGGGTTTCACAATTTTAGACTTGGT belongs to Candidatus Cloacimonadota bacterium and includes:
- a CDS encoding 4Fe-4S binding protein translates to GCFLFAGKKVALVGGAIAADQALTIAQAGAAHVEMITLETFAEMPLTEREKEILVENGVLFSHRSRIAEIVNEGERTVGIKLRRVVLPQGESFHPSRIKDEDGSTDQFRNFDLVIIAVGNRPAFKIEGEGIYSTGDMVNGPSTVVEAVASGKNTAFKLDADLRKINTYRKPEKTTKSTNRVPGWNRLPVSLHTDFFGRKLRSPFILSAAPPSDGYEQMKTAYEAGWAGGIMKTSFDNLDIHIPSEYMFVWGDKGKTFANCDNVSEHPIDRVCAEVARLIKEYPDRLTMASTGGPVTGDDTSDKVGWQSNTKKLEAAGAMGIEYSLSCPQGGDGTNGDIVAQDPALTAKIIDWVMQISDPEIPKLFKLTGAVTAIYPIISAVKEVFDRYPNKKAGVTLANTFPTLGFRQAEGKWDKGIIVGMSGEGVLPISYLSLARAGSMGVFISGNGGAMNHHDAANFLALGAGNVQFCTLPERYGYGIIDELESGLSHLLQERGINSVSELIGIAQPHPVTDFMDLKPKHKRSSLIKDLCVKCGNCTRCPYLAIELDSEGYPSIDEDKCMGCSLCVQLCWTNALEMVERK
- a CDS encoding FAD-dependent oxidoreductase; protein product: MQVILNGKSIEAPEGITILELAKSEGIHIPTLCHDEELKPYGSCWVCAVKVEGRKGFVTSCGTKITPGMQITTNSKEIHAARKMALELLISNHYADCEAPCKMACPNHVDIQTYVSLIANGKYHEAVKIIKDTLPMPLSIGRVCPAFCETECRRSIVDEPIAIRQLKRFAADEDLKDFWQYTPERKPDNGKLVAIIGGGPSGLTCGYYLSYEGFNVDLFEAEETCGGWLRYGIPEYRLPKKVLDEEIALMSSGGMKIHYGRTLGKDLDLQSLSRDYDAVYLALGAQNAVPMPVPGSNLEGCYLGVDFLKAHAKGKAYKTGKKLAVVGGGNTAIDCARTAIRLGCDVTVIYRRTKDEMPAEPFEIEAAEHEGVQFYFLCNPVEYLGENGTLKEVKIERMRLGEPDTSGRRRPEPTGEFFMKSFDSIIAAISQVPDVSAFTMPHNEVQGKQLPISRWQTAIVDEHTMYSGIANIFAGGDFQRGAATAIEAIADGRKAAEAIAEYLIKGTLPKAKFEFNSKKAKKISEVSAKEYEVFKQIPREIMPEISIVEARNTFTEVEKGFSEAQARAEASRCLECGCQVNTNCALRNYCSEYEVEVDRFVGNISRHPIDYSHPFIVRDANKCINCARCIRTCAEVQGANVLGFIYRGFATVMAPEFGESLTQTSCMSCGKCIDVCPVGALVERNLSYKLNPAQKDSVRQNCGLCGIGCDISVGVQASEVVQITTPQDKPGFNGKNLCFMGRFGWQSYNHKQQKPLMLKNGEYLQISWSEALNVFSTALKSAQSKSVEISPHISLEEMLVADRIAKSLNCELSAASGYRAFSDQYLDISPKENPFLRLTEFNEYVIVGVLNRTLLSIIRLEQMKGKKLILVAMPEDEAYTRFADESYPDLSNMQAKDGRLYIYNQNRISEKLAGALWNLAGTENVMHTTDYMNHSAFVALNPEVVNEEECDFAIGFGVAPSAKARFRVCVSTNIPEDCDCPLILPGPNYLELEAHAIGDNGKLSRFHNPLKSTLFGELSRLFYSVGLISPATADIPYWNNLAEELIAELQHHKPQSFGGIDTASLNTAIVPSNSCSAIEINRLYSIRNNSVSF
- the nuoF gene encoding NADH-quinone oxidoreductase subunit NuoF — translated: MSNITVKVGMASCGIAAGAMEVYNVLQQYKAAGKHFELKRTACIGMCFEEPIVELSGGKQGTLSLGKVDASKVIEFLEAYQKGELPQTNIILADNHDGTRNGLLEGQTRIVLRNCGVIDPTSIDDYIEHGGYTALTKALEMQPLQIIDLVKDSGLRGRGGAGFSTGLKWSFAAKAKGAKKYVVCNADEGDPGAFMDRSILEGDPHNVIEGMIIGAFAMGADEGYIYCRAEYPMAIRHLKIAIEAAEQKGYLGRNIMDTGFSFDLHIKEGAGAFVCGEETALMQSIEGKRGMPTIRPPFPAESGLWGCPTNINNVETWANITWIINHGAEEFRKIGTQKTPGTKVFALAGKIAGSGLIEVPMGITLHDIIYKVGGGMKTEKPFKAVQMGGPSGGCIPASLLDTTVDYDSINATGAIMGSGGMVVMDEGTCMVDVARFFLNFTQNESCGKCTFCRIGTKRMLEILTRITKGKGEPEDIQRLEELSSNIIKGSLCGLGQTAPNPVLTTLRYFKDEYLAHIEEKRCPAGVCTELLRYEIIPDKCIGCTACARKCPVSCISGKVKQVHVIDQSKCIHCGACFNACKFNAIRKG
- the nuoE gene encoding NADH-quinone oxidoreductase subunit NuoE; its protein translation is MDKDFSQLDSIIGKYRGKPGILIPLLQEIQALLGHLNKDTMRYIAKETGIPAADIYGVATFYSMFKLEPQGKHIIRVCKGTACHVSDADGIKEALVQALKLEDDESTTKDMNFTLMEVACLGCCSLAPVIMIDDTTYGKLSPEAIPPILERYAFEEEK
- a CDS encoding ABC transporter ATP-binding protein yields the protein MIKTNSLIKDYDLGKVKVRALNGIDINIKAGEFVAIMGPSGSGKSTLMHIIGCLDRPSGGEYYLDSDLVSQLPKSALAGIRNRKIGFVFQSFNLLPHLSIVKNVELPLMYSGMSGRLRREKAKSILAGVGLSDRFKHKPNELSGGQRQRVAIARAIVNDPSILLADEPTGNLDSQSGGDILEIFSKLHEAGNTVIIVTHDPAVASRTDRIIKIKDGKVDYGDLA
- a CDS encoding ABC transporter permease gives rise to the protein MERWIMAISLSESFHIGISDIMMRKVRSLVTILGIVLGVMCIMVVLAIISGMNETTLSWMEERGGVGKIEIFRNWDYDFSKGGYASLSITEFNRLRDLVPEAKAINSTVQMWDSRLKHGGLTYTGVCMGILPDFTIAENWNVDSGRFINQIDVRENSNVVVLGSSVARDLFKGADPIGESISIANNTMQVIGVMQEKKWEGEGGGMWSGNALEYLNQQSFIPISTSISKFGSENMISSIQVLAHTPEQALQLQKKLKLILLNIKRGKEVFRVRSAQEELLQMQQNSRIFSMVFTMIASISLLVGGIVIMNIMLASIKERTREIGVRIAVGARRLDIFLQFLVQTVLITAFGGVLGVVLGFTILDLVSGFLEMPMKADPGMIITALIVSVGVGLVFGIVPAIKAGNLDPVIALREE